In the genome of Mytilus edulis chromosome 3, xbMytEdul2.2, whole genome shotgun sequence, one region contains:
- the LOC139516508 gene encoding tiggy-winkle hedgehog protein-like produces MQKAMGIALLDEFNYQIPKAEEDNRENTGKSDKAGYCFHEDSVIVLHGGKEKRIKDLTVGDRVLALDEKGHLVQGEMIAWLHLLRTGIFKFLKITHDFGEIKLTPDHVIFVGENRSPQHASTVRPGDKLSFLMTAQDRKTVYMTTVISIQTVNGTGVYAPLTYNGRLLVDNVDVSCYSTLDHLQIMGQDVMSPHALAHLAFLPLRMAFTFGLNINNNEYDDETGIHGYARWLMKLYWT; encoded by the coding sequence ATGCAAAAGGCTATGGGTATAGCTTTACTTGACGAATTCAATTATCAGATTCCAAAAGCAGAGGAAGATAATAGGGAAAATACGGGTAAATCAGATAAAGCTGGTTACTGTTTTCATGAAGATTCTGTTATAGTGCTCCATGGTGGGAAAGAGAAACGGATAAAAGACCTTACAGTAGGTGATAGGGTTCTCGCATTAGACGAAAAAGGTCATCTTGTGCAAGGTGAAATGATTGCATGGCTGCATCTTCTAAGAACTGGTATAttcaaatttcttaaaataactcATGACTTTGGAGAAATCAAACTAACACCGgatcatgttatatttgttggaGAAAACAGATCACCACAACATGCCTCCACTGTCAGACCAGGAGATAAACTTAGTTTTTTAATGACTGCGCAAGACCGTAAGACAGTATATATGACAACTGTAATATCAATCCAGACAGTGAATGGAACAGGAGTATATGCTCCCTTGACCTACAATGGACGCCTATTAGTTGACAATGTTGATGTTAGTTGTTACAGTACCCTGGACCATCTACAAATCATGGGACAAGATGTAATGTCACCACATGCACTTGCACATTTGGCCTTCCTCCCGTTAAGAATGGCTTTTACATTTGGTTTGAATATTAATAATAATGAATATGATGACGAAACTGGGATTCATGGGTACGCAAGATGGTTAATGAAGTTGTACTGGACTTAA